The following coding sequences lie in one Phragmites australis chromosome 8, lpPhrAust1.1, whole genome shotgun sequence genomic window:
- the LOC133927838 gene encoding uncharacterized protein LOC133927838 codes for MSSLRFLRKNGGGGGDDGYCGGAALEVTVLSADSLRLPPSYSPLPRRLRPYVTVSSDASASAYTTAVAAGASSSGEYSWGNTFVVPVGVEFLEGRADVHVAVLSEASCRLVGATPLGWCGIPAADVLDGLRAPRALRRLSYSLRCPRRGSAPTWGHAVVHLAVRVLGLGDNARLRIAAAAAPAAPSTTAAPVQQGWCRVAMGIPVSGASAAAAAVGMPWPRGATSR; via the coding sequence ATGTCGTCGTTGCGGTTCCTGCGAaagaacggcggcggcggcggcgacgatggGTACTGTGGCGGCGCCGCCCTGGAGGTGACCGTCCTGTCCGCGGACTCGCTGCGCCTGCCGCCGTCGTACTCGCCGCTGCCGCGCCGGCTGCGGCCGTACGTCACCGTGTCGTCGGATGCGTCCGCCTCGGCCTACACCACAGCCGTGGCGGCGGGGGCGTCGTCCTCCGGCGAGTACTCGTGGGGAAACACGTTCGTGGTCCCCGTGGGCGTGGAGTTCCTCGAGGGCCGGGCCGACGTCCACGTGGCCGTTCTCTCAGAGGCCAGCTGCCGGCTAGTCGGCGCCACGCCGCTGGGCTGGTGCGGCATCCCCGCGGCCGACGTGCTCGACGGCCTCCGCGCGCCGCGCGCGCTCCGCCGGCTCAGCTACTCGCTGCGGTGCCCACGGCGAGGCAGCGCCCCAACGTGGGGCCACGCCGTCGTGCACCTCGCGGTGCGGGTGCTCGGCCTCGGCGATAACGCGCGGCTCAGGATagcagcggcggcagcgccgGCCGCGCCCAGTACTACTGCAGCGCCGGTGCAGCAGGGGTGGTGCCGCGTGGCGATGGGCATCCCGGTGTCCGGGGCatcggccgcggccgccgccgtcgggaTGCCGTGGCCGCGGGGCGCGACGTCGCGGTGA
- the LOC133926148 gene encoding uncharacterized protein LOC133926148: MLSLSRALGRRLFCTASGSAAAAAASTSAVRKAQNPLEEFFEVERSTEEDKHPPHYGRSWKASELRLKSWDDLQKLWYVLLKEKNMLMSQRQMLYSENLRFPNPERVSKVKKSMCRIKHVLTERAIAEPDPRRSAEMKRMINAL; encoded by the exons atGCTGTCCTTGTCGAGGGCGCTCGGGAGGCGGCTCTTCTGCACCGCGTCCGGGTCCGCCGCGGCTGCGGCCGCGTCGACGTCGGCGGTGAGGAAGGCGCAGAACCCTCTCGAGGAGTTCTTCGAGGTCGAGAGGAGCACCGAGGAGGACAAGCACCCTCCCCACTACG GTCGTAGTTGGAAGGCTTCTGAATTACGTCTAAAATCTTGGGATGATCTTCAGAAGCTATGGTATGTTCTTCTAAAGGAAAAGAACATGCTTATGAGTCAGCGCCAGATGCTATATTCAGAGAACTTGCGTTTTCCAAACCCAGAGCGCGTTTCCAAG GTGAAGAAATCAATGTGTCGGATAAAGCATGTCTTGACTGAGAGGGCCATAGCAGAACCTGATCCAAGGAGGTCTGCAGAAATGAAGCGGATGATCAACGCCCTCTGA
- the LOC133926149 gene encoding probable E3 ubiquitin-protein ligase XBOS36 isoform X3 — protein MGNALGCVGLGERLAAAATDGDAAEARRLLAANPGLARCAALGSLNSPLHLAAAKGHHEIAALLLENGADVNARNIYGQTALMQACRFGHWEVAQTLLVFRCNVSKVDSLSSRTALHLAAAGGHVKCVRLLLAAVAGDGDRLCSYVNKAASGGVTALHLAALHGHVDCVHLLIDEHADLAAQTLPCVASPMGSIGAGSNPLHYAAAGGEVKCCQILVSRGADRTAVNYNGQVAPGGRGEDVGLPLAAARAVAQVTPADTQVPAVRLPLLAARRRAQPREGVRPGSELAVGIFRRRRRLRGVPGKTLQRGCRSVRARAVREMRAGSLLGDQILRRAWDRRIHPVPTLPERDRLVQEASSFRSTGRT, from the exons ATGGGCAACGCGCTGGGCTGCGTGGGCCTCGGCGAgcggctggcggcggcggcgacggacgGCGACGCCGCGGAGGCGCGGCGGCTGTTGGCGGCCAACCCGGGGCTCGCGCGGTGCGCCGCCTTGGGCAGCCTCAACTCGCCGCTCCACCTCGCCGCGGCCAAAGGGCACCACGAG ATTGCTGCATTGCTGCTGGAGAACGGAGCAGATGTCAATGCGAGGAACATATATGGACAG ACGGCGTTGATGCAAGCGTGCCGGTTCGGTCATTGGGAGGTGGCTCAGACGCTGCTGGTTTTCAGATGCAAT GTGTCCAAGGTGGACAGCCTCAGCAGCCGGACGGCGCTGCATCTCGCGGCGGCCGGAGGGCACGTCAAGTGCGTCAGGCTGCTGCTggcggccgtcgccggcgacggcgacag GCTGTGCAGCTACGTGAACAAGGCGGCCAGCGGCGGCGTGACGGCGCTCCACCTGGCCGCGCTGCACGGCCACGTCGACTGCGTGCACCTGCTCATCGACGAGCACGCGGACCTCGCCGCGCAGACGCTCCCCTGCGTCGCGTCGCCCATGGGCTCCATCGGCGCCGGGAGCAACCCCCTGCACTACGCCGCTGCAGGCGGCGAGGTCAAGTGCTGCCAG ATCCTTGTGTCGCGAGGAGCCGACAGAACTGCCGTCAACTACAACGG TCAGGTGGCTCCCGGTGGACGTGGCGAGGACGTGGGGCTGCCACTGGCTGCAGCACGTGCTGTCGCCCAAGTCACACCTGCCGATACCCAAGTTCCCGCCGTCCGGCTACCTCTCCTCGCCGCTCGCCGGCGTGCTCAGCCTCGCGAG GGAGTGCGGCCTGGTTCTGAACTCGCCGTCGGAATTTTCAGACGGCGTCGACGCCTGCGCGGTGTGCCTGGAAAGACCCTGCAACGTGGCTGCCGAAG TGTGCGGGCACGGGCTGTGCGTGAAATGCGCGCTGGATCTCTGCTCGGTGATCAAATCCTACGACGTGCCTGGGATCGCCGGATCCATCCCGTGCCCACTCTGCCGGAGCGGGATCGCCTCGTTCAGGAAGCGAGCAGCTTCAGAAGCACCGGGCGAACCTGA
- the LOC133926149 gene encoding probable E3 ubiquitin-protein ligase XBOS36 isoform X1: MGNALGCVGLGERLAAAATDGDAAEARRLLAANPGLARCAALGSLNSPLHLAAAKGHHEIAALLLENGADVNARNIYGQTALMQACRFGHWEVAQTLLVFRCNVSKVDSLSSRTALHLAAAGGHVKCVRLLLAAVAGDGDRLCSYVNKAASGGVTALHLAALHGHVDCVHLLIDEHADLAAQTLPCVASPMGSIGAGSNPLHYAAAGGEVKCCQILVSRGADRTAVNYNGWLPVDVARTWGCHWLQHVLSPKSHLPIPKFPPSGYLSSPLAGVLSLARECGLVLNSPSEFSDGVDACAVCLERPCNVAAEVCGHGLCVKCALDLCSVIKSYDVPGIAGSIPCPLCRSGIASFRKRAASEAPGEPEPDLNPACSGSHCTNCCGEGHQASSRPEKKPADGCRNYGDAGMGSDVIVPLYCAPFTPSAVLS; this comes from the exons ATGGGCAACGCGCTGGGCTGCGTGGGCCTCGGCGAgcggctggcggcggcggcgacggacgGCGACGCCGCGGAGGCGCGGCGGCTGTTGGCGGCCAACCCGGGGCTCGCGCGGTGCGCCGCCTTGGGCAGCCTCAACTCGCCGCTCCACCTCGCCGCGGCCAAAGGGCACCACGAG ATTGCTGCATTGCTGCTGGAGAACGGAGCAGATGTCAATGCGAGGAACATATATGGACAG ACGGCGTTGATGCAAGCGTGCCGGTTCGGTCATTGGGAGGTGGCTCAGACGCTGCTGGTTTTCAGATGCAAT GTGTCCAAGGTGGACAGCCTCAGCAGCCGGACGGCGCTGCATCTCGCGGCGGCCGGAGGGCACGTCAAGTGCGTCAGGCTGCTGCTggcggccgtcgccggcgacggcgacag GCTGTGCAGCTACGTGAACAAGGCGGCCAGCGGCGGCGTGACGGCGCTCCACCTGGCCGCGCTGCACGGCCACGTCGACTGCGTGCACCTGCTCATCGACGAGCACGCGGACCTCGCCGCGCAGACGCTCCCCTGCGTCGCGTCGCCCATGGGCTCCATCGGCGCCGGGAGCAACCCCCTGCACTACGCCGCTGCAGGCGGCGAGGTCAAGTGCTGCCAG ATCCTTGTGTCGCGAGGAGCCGACAGAACTGCCGTCAACTACAACGG GTGGCTCCCGGTGGACGTGGCGAGGACGTGGGGCTGCCACTGGCTGCAGCACGTGCTGTCGCCCAAGTCACACCTGCCGATACCCAAGTTCCCGCCGTCCGGCTACCTCTCCTCGCCGCTCGCCGGCGTGCTCAGCCTCGCGAG GGAGTGCGGCCTGGTTCTGAACTCGCCGTCGGAATTTTCAGACGGCGTCGACGCCTGCGCGGTGTGCCTGGAAAGACCCTGCAACGTGGCTGCCGAAG TGTGCGGGCACGGGCTGTGCGTGAAATGCGCGCTGGATCTCTGCTCGGTGATCAAATCCTACGACGTGCCTGGGATCGCCGGATCCATCCCGTGCCCACTCTGCCGGAGCGGGATCGCCTCGTTCAGGAAGCGAGCAGCTTCAGAAGCACCGGGCGAACCTGAGCCTGACCTGAACCCTGCCTGCTCCGGTAGCCACTGCACGAACTGCTGCGGTGAGGGCCACCAAGCGTCCTCCAGGCCGGAGAAGAAGCCCGCCGACGGGTGCCGGAATTACGGCGATGCCGGCATGGGTTCAGACGTTATCGTCCCACTGTACTGCGCTCCGTTCACTCCTTCTGCCGTCTTGTCCTGA
- the LOC133926150 gene encoding uncharacterized protein LOC133926150: MTMFLPFPIPPALLHAAAALVLAAAAHFLHLPSLLLYSLHTYIHPDAVPSSTPRAVLRPPGSNSGPAPSSKRGAANASLFDATSAQLYRLRLSHGTLASRPHFAAYHLALLLPLALLPPALLLPTASAVSPLAPLVPAAYLFVALLRHVVLPSPRPAQLAAALGALLVATLLSSSPFAGALASLAALPAARFARAFWLGTDQPRTGLAVLASSAPARLLLHLAVLVSSAVSILQCCGFLDDAEREVRLLAAAAGLQLLAARPAVQMYLNEAVFCWYQRLHASRAPDTEYGRAKVFLHNHHLCAVATQLVTPPLLVLSLLALWRVQGKDYFEGVEGLDWRVGWSIAMKEAALLAARWVMAVWSAATVGTLVCYKRGWLFVL, from the coding sequence ATGACCATGTTCCTCCCCTTCCCGATCCCACCAGCCCTCCTCCACGCCGCCGCGGCCCTCGTACTCGCCGCAGCCGCCCACTTCCTccacctcccctccctcctcctctactCCCTGCACACCTACATCCACCCCGACGCCGTCCCCTCCTCCACCCCGCGCGCCGTCCTCCGCCCGCCCGGCTCCAACTCCGGCCCCGCCCCCTCATCCAAGCGCGGCGCCGCCAACGCCTCCCTGTTCGATGCCACCTCCGCGCAGCTctaccgcctccgcctctcccaCGGCACGCTCGCCTCGCGCCCCCATTTCGCCGCCTACCACCTCGCGCTCCTCCTCCCGCTTGCCCTCCTCCCGCCcgcgctcctcctcccgacCGCCTCAGCGGTCTCCCCGCTCGCGCCGCTCGTCCCCGCGGCCTACCTCTTCGTCGCGCTCCTCCGCCACGTCGTGCtcccgtcgccgcgccccgcgCAGCTCGCCGCGGCCCTCGGCGCGCTCCTCGTGGCCACGCTTCTGTCCTCCAGCCCCTTCGCCGGCGCTCTCGCGTCGCTCGCCGCGCTTCCAGCCGCGCGGTTCGCGCGCGCATTCTGGCTCGGCACGGACCAGCCCCGCACGGGGCTCGCAGTGCTCGCGTCCTCCGCGCctgcgcgcctcctcctccacctcgctGTCCTCGTCTCCTCCGCGGTCTCCATTCTACAATGCTGCGGGTTCTTGGACGACGCGGAACGGGAGGTGAGGTTGCTAGCCGCCGCGGCTGGGCTGCAGCTGCTGGCCGCGCGGCCGGCCGTGCAGATGTACCTGAACGAGGCCGTGTTCTGCTGGTACCAGCGGCTGCACGCGAGCCGCGCGCCGGACACGGAGTACGGCCGGGCCAAGGTGTTCCTGCACAACCACCACCTCTGCGCGGTGGCCACGCAGCTCGTCACACCACCGTTGCTCGTGCTGTCACTGCTGGCGCTGTGGCGAGTGCAAGGTAAGGACTACTTTGAGGGCGTGGAGGGGCTGGACTGGCGTGTTGGATGGTCGATTGCCATGAAGGAGGCGGCATTGCTTGCGGCCCGGTGGGTCATGGCTGTGTGGTCGGCGGCAACTGTGGGTACGCTCGTGTGCTACAAACGTGGATGGTTGTTCGTCTTGTGA
- the LOC133926149 gene encoding probable E3 ubiquitin-protein ligase XBOS36 isoform X2, producing the protein MGNALGCVGLGERLAAAATDGDAAEARRLLAANPGLARCAALGSLNSPLHLAAAKGHHEIAALLLENGADVNARNIYGQTALMQACRFGHWEVAQTLLVFRCNVSKVDSLSSRTALHLAAAGGHVKCVRLLLAAVAGDGDSYVNKAASGGVTALHLAALHGHVDCVHLLIDEHADLAAQTLPCVASPMGSIGAGSNPLHYAAAGGEVKCCQILVSRGADRTAVNYNGWLPVDVARTWGCHWLQHVLSPKSHLPIPKFPPSGYLSSPLAGVLSLARECGLVLNSPSEFSDGVDACAVCLERPCNVAAEVCGHGLCVKCALDLCSVIKSYDVPGIAGSIPCPLCRSGIASFRKRAASEAPGEPEPDLNPACSGSHCTNCCGEGHQASSRPEKKPADGCRNYGDAGMGSDVIVPLYCAPFTPSAVLS; encoded by the exons ATGGGCAACGCGCTGGGCTGCGTGGGCCTCGGCGAgcggctggcggcggcggcgacggacgGCGACGCCGCGGAGGCGCGGCGGCTGTTGGCGGCCAACCCGGGGCTCGCGCGGTGCGCCGCCTTGGGCAGCCTCAACTCGCCGCTCCACCTCGCCGCGGCCAAAGGGCACCACGAG ATTGCTGCATTGCTGCTGGAGAACGGAGCAGATGTCAATGCGAGGAACATATATGGACAG ACGGCGTTGATGCAAGCGTGCCGGTTCGGTCATTGGGAGGTGGCTCAGACGCTGCTGGTTTTCAGATGCAAT GTGTCCAAGGTGGACAGCCTCAGCAGCCGGACGGCGCTGCATCTCGCGGCGGCCGGAGGGCACGTCAAGTGCGTCAGGCTGCTGCTggcggccgtcgccggcgacggcgacag CTACGTGAACAAGGCGGCCAGCGGCGGCGTGACGGCGCTCCACCTGGCCGCGCTGCACGGCCACGTCGACTGCGTGCACCTGCTCATCGACGAGCACGCGGACCTCGCCGCGCAGACGCTCCCCTGCGTCGCGTCGCCCATGGGCTCCATCGGCGCCGGGAGCAACCCCCTGCACTACGCCGCTGCAGGCGGCGAGGTCAAGTGCTGCCAG ATCCTTGTGTCGCGAGGAGCCGACAGAACTGCCGTCAACTACAACGG GTGGCTCCCGGTGGACGTGGCGAGGACGTGGGGCTGCCACTGGCTGCAGCACGTGCTGTCGCCCAAGTCACACCTGCCGATACCCAAGTTCCCGCCGTCCGGCTACCTCTCCTCGCCGCTCGCCGGCGTGCTCAGCCTCGCGAG GGAGTGCGGCCTGGTTCTGAACTCGCCGTCGGAATTTTCAGACGGCGTCGACGCCTGCGCGGTGTGCCTGGAAAGACCCTGCAACGTGGCTGCCGAAG TGTGCGGGCACGGGCTGTGCGTGAAATGCGCGCTGGATCTCTGCTCGGTGATCAAATCCTACGACGTGCCTGGGATCGCCGGATCCATCCCGTGCCCACTCTGCCGGAGCGGGATCGCCTCGTTCAGGAAGCGAGCAGCTTCAGAAGCACCGGGCGAACCTGAGCCTGACCTGAACCCTGCCTGCTCCGGTAGCCACTGCACGAACTGCTGCGGTGAGGGCCACCAAGCGTCCTCCAGGCCGGAGAAGAAGCCCGCCGACGGGTGCCGGAATTACGGCGATGCCGGCATGGGTTCAGACGTTATCGTCCCACTGTACTGCGCTCCGTTCACTCCTTCTGCCGTCTTGTCCTGA
- the LOC133926151 gene encoding V-type proton ATPase subunit e1-like: protein MGFWVTTLIFLLAGVAASLSALLCCNRGPSTNLFHLTLVITAVTCCWMMYAIVYLAQMKPLINPILSGE from the exons ATGGGCTTCTGGGTGACGAcgctcatcttcctcctcgccggcgtcgccgcctccctctccgcGCTCCTCTGCTGCAACCGCGGGCCCTCCACCAACCT ATTCCATTTGACCTTGGTGATTACAGCTGTAACTTGTTGTTGGATGAT GTATGCAATCGTTTACCTTGCTCAGATGAAGCCTTTGATCAACCCCATCCTGAGCGGGGAGTGA